In one Molothrus aeneus isolate 106 chromosome 8, BPBGC_Maene_1.0, whole genome shotgun sequence genomic region, the following are encoded:
- the ASCC1 gene encoding activating signal cointegrator 1 complex subunit 1 isoform X2: MVFIVLRRRRSRMDVLRPPLIKIGGRVYRKNLIQEQPFPHEEEEEFCAGPGECADEPCDAFVVEETERGFQCRLEVPSPLYKYIIGKKGETKKRLETETRTSISIPKPGVEGEIVITGQQRSGVISARTRLEVLLDSFRRRQPFTHFLSLPLNQPAIQQNFLHFKEEVLHKCSKDHGVSSSLFQNPAKLHLTIGTLVLLNEQEIQRACDLLQQCKEDFVDQITGGQPLTVEVAGVEYMNDDPAMTDVLYAKVHMKDGSDRLQMLADQLVERFVASGLMLKEWDRVKLHATVMNTLFRKDPSM, translated from the exons ATGGTTTTTATTGTCCT taggaggaggaggagcaggatggaTGTGCTGCGGCCCCCCCTGATAAAGATCGGGGGCCGAGTGTACCGCAAAAACCtcatccaggagcagcccttcccacacgaggaggaggaggaattctGTGCAG GCCCCGGTGAGTGTGCGGACGAGCCCTGCGATGCCTTCGTGGTGGAGGAGACCGAGCGAGGCTTCCAGTGCCGGCTCGAGGTTCCCAGCCCCTTGTACAA GTACATCATTGGGAAGAAAGGGGAAACCAAGAAGAGGCTAGAAACAGAGACTCGAACCTCCATCAGCATTCCCAAACCTGGAGTGGAAGGAGAAATTG TGATCACGGGGCAGCAGCGGAGCGGGGTCATCTCTGCGCGGACGCGGCTCGAGGTGCTCCTGGACAGCTTCCGCAGGAGACAGCCCTTCACACActtcctgtccctgcccctcaaCCAGCCTGCCATCCAGCAGAACTTCCTGCACTTCAAGGAGGAGGTGCTGCACAAGTGCTCAAAG GATCACGGGGtcagcagcagcctcttccAGAACCCTGCAAAGCTTCACCTGACTATCGGGACACTGGTGCTCCTGAATGAACAAGAGATCCAGAGAGCCTGTGacctcctgcagcagtgcaaaGAGGACTTTGTGGA CCAAATTACTGGAGGCCAGCCCCTGACAGTGGAGGTGGCAGGAGTGGAGTACATGAACGATGACCCTGCCATGACAGATGTCCTTTATGCCAAAGTCCACATGAAGGATGGCTCAGACAG gTTGCAGATGCTCGCTGATCAGCTGGTGGAGCGCTTTGTGGCCTCTGGCCTGATGCTTAAAGAGTGGGACAGGGTGAAGCTGCATGCCACAGTCATGAACACTCTCTTCAGGAAAGATCCAAGTATGTAG